The Deltaproteobacteria bacterium genome contains the following window.
AATATCCAAGATCTCCACCTCGGGAAGCACTCGAATCCTGCGAATACTTCCGGGCCAGCTCGGTAAAATCCTGTCCGGCCTTTACCTGTTTCAATATTCCCTCGATTTTTTCACGCGCCTTCTGCAAGGCTTCCCCGTCGGCATTCCGGGGAACCCGAATCAGAATATGACGGACACGGATTTTCTCCGGCTGGACATAATCTTCCTTGTTTTCCTTGTAATACCGCTTTGCCGCCCCTTCCGGGAGAGTGACTTCCCGGAAAAAATCCTGCGGTGTCAGGTAAGCATAGAGAACATTGATCTCCTCCTTCGTCCGGAAATCCTCCTGATGCTTCTCGTAATAGGCCTGCGCCGCGGCTTTCCTGATCCGCCCCTTCGGCCGATGGTCATCGGCACGAAGGAGGGCATATTCAATCACCACCTTTTCATTTTGTCTTACATAGGCCTGATGAATCTCCTTTTCCGAAACCTTTACGGTATCCCCGATAAGATCCTCAAGTTTCTGCACCTGCAACGCAGCCCGTTGACGGTTTTCAAAAATAGTGGGGGTCATCTTGAAATACTGGGAGAGGGCGGTCCGGTAGGCCCGCTTGCTGAAGGTTCCGTTTTCCTGAAAATAGGGGAGTGTCTCGATCGATCTCGCCAGCTCTTCATTGGGGATCTCAATCCCCATCCGCTGCGCCTCCTGTTGGAGAAGCCGCTGACGGATCAGGCCCTCCAGGGTCCTCTCCTTGAGGTTGAGCTTTTTCACCAGTTCGGCAGGGAGATCCTGAAACCGATCCTGCATACGCTGCAGTGCACGCTCATATTCCACGGCGGAGATCTTCTCACCGGCAACGTGGGCCACCCAGTTTTTTTCTCCCCGCTTGCCGCTCCCCCGACGGGCACTGCCAACCCCCCAGGCGTAAAAGATCGTCGCCAGAAAGGCACCGATAATGAACCACATCACTACCGACTTAATTTTATTACGCATCAGATAGAGCATCTTTTTCTTCTCCTTGTATGATAATTATCAAACTTCTTTTCACGAGTTCGTTGATTTTAATACAGGGGAAATCAATTTACAAACGAAATCTGACCGTACCATCGGAGTTTTCTCTTGAAATAATCTCATTTTTTCATTATATTTAAAATAGTTAGACTGATTCATCCCTTTGCCGGACCCACTCACAGCCAACACTTTTTTCGCGAGCATAAGGAGTCGATTCCATGATCCTGGACACGATCTTAAGCTGGGTCTCAAGCGACCTCGCGATCGACCTGGGGACCGCCAATACCCTGGTCTACGTTAAAGGCAAGGGGATCGTGCTGAACGAACCCTCCGTGGTCGCCATCCAGACCGATACCGGCAAGGTTTTAAAGGTCGGCAAGGAAGCAAAAATCATGGTGGGACGGACACCTGGCAATATCGTCGCCATCCGCCCCATGAAGGACGGCGTCATCGCCGACTTCAAATACACCGAGGCGATGCTCCGCTATTTTATCCAGAAGGTGCATAACCGCAAGTCCCTGATCCGCCCCCGGATCATCATCAGCGTCCCCTCGGGAGTCACCCAGGTGGAACGGCGTGCGGTACGGGATTCGGCCCAGTCGGCCGGTGCCCGGGAAGTCTACCTGATTGAAGAGCCGATGGCAGCGGCCATCGGGGCGGGCCTTCCCATCACGGAGGCGAACGGCAACATGGTCATCGACATCGGCGGCGGGACCACGGACATCGCCATCATTTCTTTGGCGGGGATCGTTTACAGCAAATCGGTACGGACCGGCGGCAACAAGATGGACGAAGCGATCATTCAGGCGATCAAAAAGAAATACAACCTCCTCGTGGGAGAACGAACCGCGGAAGAAATCAAGATCGAGATCGGCTCGGCCTTCCCCATCGAAGAGAACAAGAATTTGGAGGTCAAGGGACGGGACCTGGTCTCGGGGATCCCGAAGACCATTGTCATCAACGAAGAGGAGATCCGGGATGCCCTGATTGAGCCGGTCTCGCAGATTGTGGAAGGGGTCAAGGCCGCTCTGGAAAACACACCCCCGGAACTCTCGGCCGATATCGTCGACAAGGGAATCGTCCTGGCCGGAGGTGGAGCGCTTTTGCGGGGGCTCGATATCCTGCTGCGGGAAGAGACCAGTCTTCCCATCACGATTGCAGACGATCCCCTCTCTACGATTGTGCTGGGTACCGGCCAGGCTTTGAATGAAATCGAATTGTTGAAACAGATCTCTATCCGCTGATACGGCCACAGCGTCGTATGGACCCGAGGGTATGTCCACCTTATTTTCTCATTTCAGACAATCTTTGACGCTCCTGGCATTGCTTCTTCTCTCTCTCGTCCTAATGACCAGCCAGGCCGACCGGAAAGCCGGGGGGAACGATTATCTCTCCATTCTTTTCGAGGCCGTCTCCTGGGTTGAAACGGGGCTCTCTACGATCTCTTCGGGGGCCCTCGGAATCTATCAGGGATATTTTCACCTTGTGGACGTAAAGAGAGAGAATCAAGCGCTCCGGAAACGGGTGGCCCTTCTGGAAAACAGGTTGCACATCCTCCACGAAAAGGCTGTGGAGAATCAACGTCTGCGGAAGCTCCTCCATTTCCAGGAAACCCGCCCCTTCGCCCTCCTTCCCGCCGGCGTCGTGGGCAAGGATTTCAATAGCTGGTCCCGAACGCTGGTGATCAACCAGGGAAGCCGCTCCGGCGTACAAACAGGCATGGCGGTGGTCCGCCCGGAAGGGGTCGTAGGGCGGATCCTTACGACTTCGAATCATTTCTCTCTGGTGCAGCTCATTTTAGACAGCAACAGTGACATCCCCGCCATCGTCGAACGGACCCGTGCGGAAGGGATCGTCTCCGGAAAGATCCCCGATCGTTGCAGAATAAAATATCTCAACCGACTCGCGGATATCGTTGTGGGGGACCGTGTCCTCTCCTCAGGCCTGGGAGGAATCTATCCCAAAGGACTCATCATCGGCACGGTCAACTCAGTACACAAAAAGAAATACGGCCTCTTTCAGGAAGTCATCATCACCCCCGCCGTCGATTTTGCTAAAGTAGAAGAAGTCTTTGTTGTAAAAAACCGCCGCCTCTCCGAATATGACAAACTGATGAAAAGTAGACAGGAATGAAACCAATCCCTTACCTGCTCCTGATCACCCTTGCGATACCGGTCCAAATCCATCTCTTGAGTCTTCTCCCTTTCTCCTGTCCCCTGGACTTGATTCTGGTCATTACTTTCTACGCCGGCTATTTCCACGGGAAAAGCCGGGGGATGTTCATCGGCGCCTATCTCGGTCTTTTAACGGACGTTCTTTCAGGCGAACTGTTAGGGACCCAGATGTTTCTCAAAACCCTGATCGGTTATCTGGCAGCGGTCTTCGGGTTCAGTATTTTCAGCAAGAATCTCGGGGTTCATTTTCTGCTCCTTGCAATCATCTCCCTGTTAAACGGTTTTTGCAATCTTTTCCTGCTGCACCTATTCAGGGAAGGTCCGACCCTACAGGAGGCACTGATCCCTCTGATCCTTCCGGCCGCTTTCTGGAACGCGGTGATCGGCTCCCTTTATGTCTTTCTGAGCCGGCGACGGGCCGGAAACCGGCAGATTTTCGCGGAAGAGGGCCATTCGGAGTAACGACGGTCAACATACGGAGAGTCTTCCTTGAGTATCCACCCGTCACTTCCCTCCTTGCAGCTCCTGCATAGGCGGACCCGCATCGTTGCCGCCTTTCTGGCCGGCTTCTTCGTCATCCTCGTCGCCCGGGTCTGGTATCTGCAGATCCTGCAGGGACACATCTACAAAGAACGTTCCATCAGGCAGCGAACCCGTATTCAGCGAGTTTTCGCCCCACGAGGCGAGTTTTTGGACCGGGAAGGACGGATCCTCGTCGACACCCGGCCGGGCTTTAACATCACGATCACCCGGGAGGATGTGCAGGATCTCGATCAAACCCTTCAGCGCCTCTCCCGCCTGACGGGCCTTTCCCCGGAGAAGGCGAAGGAAACTCTCCGCCGGGCACGCGAGAAGGGGACGCCTGCCTTTCAGCCGATCCGTCTCCTCACGAATGTGAACTGGAAAACCGTTGCCCTGTTGGAGGCCACCCCAATGAACCTGCCGGGAATCGATATTTCCCCGGAGCCGTTGCGCAACTTCCGCTATGGCGATCTCTTCGCTCACGGCTTCGGCTATTTAGGCGAAATCAGCCGAACGGAGCTTTCTCAGCCCGCCTTCCGTAACGATCGTGTGGGGGACGAGATCGGCAAAGCCGGTCTCGAAAAGATTCTGCAACAGGAGCTGAAGGGGACCGACGGCTTCCGGCGGGTGGAGGTCAATTCCCGGGGACGAATCATCGATGAAACCGCAGGACACCCCCCCGTTCCCGGGAACCGGATCTTTTTAACCATAGACCTCGACCTCCAGCGAACCCTGGAGAAGGCCTTCGGCAACCAGGCAGGCGCCGGTGTCGTCCTCAACGTTAACAACGGAGAGATCCTCGCCATGGCCAGCCGTCCCACCTTTCGTCCGGACCTCTTCTCCGGCGGCATTCCCCGGAAAAAATGGAACGAGCTCCTCCACGACCCCCTACATCCCCTGACCAACAAAGCCATTTCGGGCCAGTACCCCCCCGGTTCGGTCTTCAAGATCGTCGTGGCCGTTGCAGCCCTGGAGGAAAAAGTCATCTCCCCCGATGAAACCATCACCTGCCGCGGCTATATCGGTTTCGGCGGACGGCATTATCGATGCTGGAAACGGGGGGGGCATGGGAAGATCGGCCTCACGCGGGCACTGATCGAGTCCTGTGACGTCTATTTCTACGAGGTCGGCGAGCGACTCGGAATCGACAAGATCGCCGAGTATGCCCGCAGCCTCGGTTTGGGGAGCCCCACGGGGATCCTCCTGGAAGGAGAACGGGCCGGGCTCATCCCGGACCGGTCCTGGAAACAGCGGGTCCGTAAGGAGCCCTGGTTCCCGGGAGAGACCTTGAGCGCCTCCATCGGCCAGGGCTATATCCTGGTCACCCCGATTCAGCTGGCCAACCTGACGGCCACGATTGCCAACGGCGGGACCCTCTATCGTCCCCAACTGGTCCGCCGGATCGAGGACTACGAGGGAAACCTCCTCGAGGTGAGGAGTCCTGAGGTTTTACATGATGTCCCCATCTCCTCCCGGACGCTCCACCTGATCACCCACGCCCTTGAAGGAGTGGTTTCGGGCAAACACGGCACCGGTCGACGGGCAAGAATTGAGGGGATACGAATTGCCGGCAAGACCGGCACGGCTCAGGTAGTGAGGATGCGTCAGGAAGAAGAACGAAAGGAGGATCTCCCCGACCGGTATCGCGACCACGCCCTCTTCGTCGCCTTCGCCCCGGTGGAGAAACCGGAGATCGCCCTGGCGATCATCGTGGAACATGGGGGGCATGGCGGCTCGGCGGCCGCCCCCATTGCCAGGAAGGTCCTCCGTGCCTATTTTAAGAAAAGCGGTCGGATAATAGAGATCGCCGGCCGTTCCACCCCCCCAGCCAAGGAGAAGAAACCGTGATGCTCGACCGAAGACTGATTACCCATTTTGATTTCGGATTTCTTTTTCTGGTCCTGCTGATCTCCCTGATCGGAGAGGGAGCTATCTACAGCGCCTCTCATTTTGCAGGCAGTCCTCCCTCCGACCTCTACCTCCGGCAGCTCTACTGGATCGGGATCGGGCTCATCCTGCTGCTGGCAACCATCTCCATCGACTACCGTTCTCTTCATCGCTATGCCTACCTGATCTATGCCGTGTCTGTCGGGCTTCTCTTGGTCGTTTCCTTCAAAGGTGCGATCGGCATGGGAGCACAACGCTGGATCGTTGTGGGCCCTCTGACACTGCAGCCCTCGGAGTTGGCCAAGATCGCATTGATCCTGGTCCTCTCCCGATATCTTTCGGACATCCAGGAACGGGGGGGCTTCACCGCCGGACATTATTTTAATCTCGCGCTGCTGATCGGTCTTCCCCTCATTCTCATCCTGCGCCAACCGGATCTGGGGACCTCTCTTATGCTTCTCTTCATTGCCGTCACCCTGCTTTTTCTCGCCGGAATGCCGGTCCGTTTCTTCACCTATGCCGGGGTGACGGTTCTGGGCGCCGTCCCTTTTCTCTGGCGCTTTCTCAAGGATTATCAGAAGCAGCGAATCCGGGTCTTTTTCAACCCGGACCTTGACCCGAGCGGAGCAGGATACCATATCATTCAATCCAAGATCGCAATCGGGTCGGGAGGGTTTCTGGGGAAAGGGATCATGCACGGCACCCAGAGTCAGCTTCGATTTCTGCCGGAGCAGCACACCGATTTCATCTTCTCCGTTATCGCAGAAGAAACCGGATTTATCGGAACCCTGATCCTGATCCTGCTTTTTGCCTACCTCATCTTCAAGGGGATCAACATCGCACTGAAAACGCAGGACCTCTTCGGGACGCTCGTGGCAACGGGGATTACAACAATGATCGCCTACTATATCCTGATCAATATCGGGATGACGTCGGGTCTCTTTCCCGTCGTCGGCGTCCCTCTTCCCTTCATCAGTTACGGAGGGTCCTCCCTGATCACACTCTTCATCGGGGTCGGTTTGATTCTGAATATCCGGATGCGTCGATTTCACGAAGGGTAAAAAGAAATGCTCCCTTTGCGGCAGGAAGCGGAGAGGAGTTAGTGAAGATTGCGTGCAATCAGGACGAGCAATGCAACAATAAGGCCGCCGTTGACAATATGTTCCCCGTTTTTCACCCACTGGCGCCCGGACCATTCCCCCGATCCGCTCTGGTAGGGGGTAAACCTGGGCCACATG
Protein-coding sequences here:
- a CDS encoding rod shape-determining protein is translated as MILDTILSWVSSDLAIDLGTANTLVYVKGKGIVLNEPSVVAIQTDTGKVLKVGKEAKIMVGRTPGNIVAIRPMKDGVIADFKYTEAMLRYFIQKVHNRKSLIRPRIIISVPSGVTQVERRAVRDSAQSAGAREVYLIEEPMAAAIGAGLPITEANGNMVIDIGGGTTDIAIISLAGIVYSKSVRTGGNKMDEAIIQAIKKKYNLLVGERTAEEIKIEIGSAFPIEENKNLEVKGRDLVSGIPKTIVINEEEIRDALIEPVSQIVEGVKAALENTPPELSADIVDKGIVLAGGGALLRGLDILLREETSLPITIADDPLSTIVLGTGQALNEIELLKQISIR
- the mreC gene encoding rod shape-determining protein MreC — its product is MSTLFSHFRQSLTLLALLLLSLVLMTSQADRKAGGNDYLSILFEAVSWVETGLSTISSGALGIYQGYFHLVDVKRENQALRKRVALLENRLHILHEKAVENQRLRKLLHFQETRPFALLPAGVVGKDFNSWSRTLVINQGSRSGVQTGMAVVRPEGVVGRILTTSNHFSLVQLILDSNSDIPAIVERTRAEGIVSGKIPDRCRIKYLNRLADIVVGDRVLSSGLGGIYPKGLIIGTVNSVHKKKYGLFQEVIITPAVDFAKVEEVFVVKNRRLSEYDKLMKSRQE
- the mreD gene encoding rod shape-determining protein MreD gives rise to the protein MKPIPYLLLITLAIPVQIHLLSLLPFSCPLDLILVITFYAGYFHGKSRGMFIGAYLGLLTDVLSGELLGTQMFLKTLIGYLAAVFGFSIFSKNLGVHFLLLAIISLLNGFCNLFLLHLFREGPTLQEALIPLILPAAFWNAVIGSLYVFLSRRRAGNRQIFAEEGHSE
- the mrdA gene encoding penicillin-binding protein 2; the protein is MSIHPSLPSLQLLHRRTRIVAAFLAGFFVILVARVWYLQILQGHIYKERSIRQRTRIQRVFAPRGEFLDREGRILVDTRPGFNITITREDVQDLDQTLQRLSRLTGLSPEKAKETLRRAREKGTPAFQPIRLLTNVNWKTVALLEATPMNLPGIDISPEPLRNFRYGDLFAHGFGYLGEISRTELSQPAFRNDRVGDEIGKAGLEKILQQELKGTDGFRRVEVNSRGRIIDETAGHPPVPGNRIFLTIDLDLQRTLEKAFGNQAGAGVVLNVNNGEILAMASRPTFRPDLFSGGIPRKKWNELLHDPLHPLTNKAISGQYPPGSVFKIVVAVAALEEKVISPDETITCRGYIGFGGRHYRCWKRGGHGKIGLTRALIESCDVYFYEVGERLGIDKIAEYARSLGLGSPTGILLEGERAGLIPDRSWKQRVRKEPWFPGETLSASIGQGYILVTPIQLANLTATIANGGTLYRPQLVRRIEDYEGNLLEVRSPEVLHDVPISSRTLHLITHALEGVVSGKHGTGRRARIEGIRIAGKTGTAQVVRMRQEEERKEDLPDRYRDHALFVAFAPVEKPEIALAIIVEHGGHGGSAAAPIARKVLRAYFKKSGRIIEIAGRSTPPAKEKKP
- the rodA gene encoding rod shape-determining protein RodA, whose product is MLDRRLITHFDFGFLFLVLLISLIGEGAIYSASHFAGSPPSDLYLRQLYWIGIGLILLLATISIDYRSLHRYAYLIYAVSVGLLLVVSFKGAIGMGAQRWIVVGPLTLQPSELAKIALILVLSRYLSDIQERGGFTAGHYFNLALLIGLPLILILRQPDLGTSLMLLFIAVTLLFLAGMPVRFFTYAGVTVLGAVPFLWRFLKDYQKQRIRVFFNPDLDPSGAGYHIIQSKIAIGSGGFLGKGIMHGTQSQLRFLPEQHTDFIFSVIAEETGFIGTLILILLFAYLIFKGINIALKTQDLFGTLVATGITTMIAYYILINIGMTSGLFPVVGVPLPFISYGGSSLITLFIGVGLILNIRMRRFHEG